The proteins below are encoded in one region of Sphingobium yanoikuyae:
- a CDS encoding GNAT family N-acetyltransferase — translation MTIRDASPADAPAIAAIYNDAVVNTTAIWNEHQVDAANRRAWLTERQGQGYPVLVAVDALGDVVGYAAFGDWRAWDGYRNTVEHSVYVRADQRGAGIGKTLMLALIDRARTIGKHVMVAGIEAGNIGSIRLHEQLGFTQVGLLPQVGMKFGRWLDLAFLQLTLDARATPDTSLID, via the coding sequence ATGACCATTCGGGATGCCAGCCCGGCCGATGCGCCGGCCATCGCGGCCATCTATAATGACGCGGTCGTCAACACGACGGCGATCTGGAACGAGCATCAGGTCGACGCCGCCAATCGCCGCGCCTGGCTGACGGAGCGGCAGGGGCAGGGCTATCCGGTGCTGGTCGCGGTCGATGCGCTGGGCGATGTGGTTGGCTATGCCGCCTTTGGCGACTGGCGCGCCTGGGATGGCTATCGCAACACGGTCGAACATTCGGTCTATGTCCGCGCCGATCAGCGTGGGGCGGGAATCGGCAAGACGCTGATGCTCGCCCTGATCGATCGCGCCCGCACGATCGGCAAACATGTCATGGTCGCGGGCATAGAGGCCGGCAATATCGGGTCGATCCGGTTGCACGAGCAACTGGGCTTCACCCAGGTCGGCCTGCTGCCGCAGGTCGGCATGAAATTCGGCCGATGGCTCGACCTGGCCTTCCTGCAACTGACACTGGATGCGCGCGCCACGCCTGACACGTCGTTGATCGACTAA
- the infC gene encoding translation initiation factor IF-3 — MMRRPLAPPPKSGPRYNEFITVPKVRVIDDEGENLGVMFTQEAIEQAADVGLDLVEVSPNADPPVCKFLDIGKFKYEAQKKANIARKTQKTQELKEIKMRPNIDDHDYDTKMKKVHDFIGDGDKVKITLRFRGRELSHQQLGMNLLQRVAENVAEIAKVEAYPRMEGRQMLMVLSPK, encoded by the coding sequence ATGATGCGCCGCCCACTGGCGCCGCCGCCGAAGTCCGGCCCCCGGTATAACGAATTCATCACCGTGCCCAAGGTGCGCGTGATCGATGACGAAGGCGAAAATCTGGGCGTGATGTTTACGCAGGAGGCGATCGAACAGGCCGCCGACGTTGGCCTGGACCTGGTCGAAGTGTCGCCCAACGCCGATCCGCCAGTCTGCAAGTTCCTGGACATCGGCAAGTTCAAGTACGAGGCCCAGAAGAAGGCGAACATCGCCCGCAAGACCCAGAAGACGCAGGAACTCAAAGAGATCAAGATGCGTCCGAACATCGACGATCATGATTATGATACGAAGATGAAGAAGGTCCATGATTTCATCGGCGATGGCGACAAGGTGAAGATCACCCTGCGCTTCCGTGGCCGCGAACTCAGCCACCAGCAGCTGGGCATGAACCTACTGCAGCGCGTGGCGGAAAATGTCGCCGAGATCGCCAAGGTCGAAGCCTATCCGCGCATGGAAGGCCGCCAGATGCTGATGGTGCTCTCGCCGAAATAA
- the thrS gene encoding threonine--tRNA ligase encodes MLKITLPDGSVREVAPGTTPADIAAAIGPGLAKAAIAAKVDGELRDIMRPLEQDSQLALVTAKDEADALELARHDFAHVLAEAVQALFPGTQITFGPATDDGFYYDFAPKDRPFTEEDLPAIEAEMRKIIAANKPLRREVIARDTLIAQWEAAGETFKAQWAAELPQGEELTVYHSGDGWYDMCRGPHLASTGKLDPAAFKLTRVSGAYWRGDQKNAMLSRIYGTGWLNKKQLNEHLTRLEEAGKRDHRKLGAEMDLFHLQQEAHGSVFWHPKGYLIWRELEAYMRRAIDDAGYREVKTPQVMDARQWEQSGHWGKYRENMFVIPDEVPNVADEGPLVSDDVDWMALKPMNCPAHILIFKQGIKSYRDLPLRFYENGCCHRNEPHGALHGLMRVRQFTQDDAHIFCREDQIVEEVRAFCALADRIYRDFGFTYSIKLALRPEKRFGTEEMWDKAEEELRNAVAAAGLNTPEYGWEELPGEGAFYAPKLEWHLTDAIGRTWQVGTIQSDRVLPERLDASYIAEDGERHRPVMLHRAIFGSYERFIGILIEHYAGKFPLWLAPVQAVVATIVSDADTYALDVVEKLRAAGIRAEADVRNEKINYKVREHSLGKVPNLLVVGRREAEEGTVALRELGKDGQTMLSLSEVIARLEKEGRAPDMD; translated from the coding sequence ATGCTCAAGATCACCCTGCCCGATGGTTCCGTGCGTGAAGTCGCGCCCGGCACTACTCCGGCGGACATTGCAGCGGCGATCGGGCCGGGCCTGGCCAAGGCGGCGATCGCCGCAAAGGTAGACGGCGAGCTGCGCGACATCATGCGCCCGCTGGAACAGGATTCGCAGCTGGCGCTGGTGACGGCGAAGGACGAGGCCGACGCGCTGGAACTGGCGCGCCACGATTTCGCCCATGTGCTGGCCGAAGCGGTGCAGGCGCTGTTCCCCGGCACGCAGATCACCTTCGGCCCGGCGACCGACGATGGTTTCTATTATGATTTCGCGCCCAAGGATCGCCCTTTCACCGAGGAAGACCTGCCCGCGATCGAGGCGGAGATGCGCAAGATCATCGCCGCCAACAAGCCGCTGCGCCGCGAAGTGATCGCCCGCGACACGCTGATCGCTCAGTGGGAAGCCGCCGGCGAGACGTTCAAGGCGCAATGGGCCGCCGAACTGCCGCAGGGCGAGGAACTGACCGTCTATCATAGTGGCGACGGCTGGTACGACATGTGCCGCGGCCCGCACCTTGCCTCGACCGGCAAGCTGGATCCGGCCGCCTTCAAGCTGACCCGCGTGTCGGGCGCCTATTGGCGCGGCGACCAGAAGAATGCGATGCTGAGCCGCATCTATGGCACCGGCTGGCTCAACAAGAAGCAGCTCAACGAGCATCTGACGCGGCTGGAGGAAGCGGGCAAGCGCGACCATCGCAAGCTGGGCGCGGAGATGGACCTGTTCCACCTGCAGCAGGAAGCACATGGCAGCGTCTTCTGGCACCCCAAGGGCTATCTGATCTGGCGCGAGCTGGAAGCCTATATGCGCCGCGCGATCGACGATGCCGGCTATCGCGAGGTGAAGACCCCGCAGGTGATGGACGCGCGCCAGTGGGAGCAGTCGGGCCATTGGGGCAAATATCGCGAGAATATGTTCGTCATCCCCGACGAAGTGCCGAATGTGGCGGACGAAGGCCCGCTGGTGTCGGACGATGTCGACTGGATGGCGCTGAAGCCGATGAACTGCCCGGCGCACATCCTGATCTTCAAGCAGGGCATCAAGAGCTATCGCGACCTGCCCTTACGCTTCTACGAAAATGGCTGCTGCCACCGCAACGAGCCGCATGGCGCGCTGCACGGCCTGATGCGCGTGCGCCAGTTCACCCAGGATGACGCCCATATCTTCTGCCGCGAAGACCAGATCGTCGAGGAAGTGCGCGCCTTCTGTGCGCTGGCGGACCGGATCTACCGGGATTTCGGCTTCACCTACTCGATCAAGCTGGCGCTGCGCCCGGAAAAGCGCTTCGGCACCGAGGAAATGTGGGACAAGGCGGAAGAGGAACTGCGCAACGCGGTCGCCGCCGCCGGCCTCAACACGCCCGAATATGGCTGGGAAGAACTGCCCGGCGAAGGCGCCTTCTATGCGCCCAAGCTGGAATGGCACCTCACTGACGCGATCGGCCGCACCTGGCAGGTCGGCACGATCCAGTCGGACCGCGTGCTGCCCGAGCGGCTCGACGCCAGCTACATCGCCGAGGATGGCGAGCGTCACCGGCCGGTGATGCTGCACCGCGCGATCTTCGGCAGCTATGAGCGCTTCATCGGCATCCTGATCGAACATTATGCCGGCAAGTTCCCGCTGTGGCTGGCCCCCGTGCAGGCGGTGGTCGCGACGATCGTGTCGGATGCGGATACGTATGCGCTGGACGTGGTCGAGAAGCTGCGTGCCGCCGGCATTCGCGCCGAAGCCGATGTGCGCAACGAGAAGATCAACTACAAGGTGCGCGAACATTCGCTGGGCAAGGTGCCCAACCTGCTGGTCGTCGGCCGCCGCGAGGCGGAAGAAGGCACGGTCGCGCTGCGCGAACTGGGCAAGGATGGCCAGACCATGCTTTCGCTGAGCGAAGTGATTGCGCGCCTTGAAAAAGAAGGTCGCGCACCCGATATGGATTGA
- a CDS encoding ExbD/TolR family protein: MALSFAKSRGAPDEAPMGEMNTTPLIDVMLVLLIMFIITIPIQTHSVGINLPQAPVDTSLPQPDPIKNKVTIDASGVVRWNGMAVDALTLRRYLAQTLALPVEPELQFQPDAAARYLVVDQTLADIRRSGVTKLGFVGNERYGQF, from the coding sequence ATGGCTTTGAGCTTTGCAAAATCCCGTGGCGCGCCGGATGAAGCGCCGATGGGCGAGATGAACACGACGCCGCTGATCGACGTCATGCTCGTGCTGCTGATCATGTTCATCATCACCATCCCGATCCAGACCCACAGCGTGGGCATCAACCTGCCCCAGGCGCCGGTCGATACCAGCCTGCCCCAACCCGATCCGATCAAGAACAAGGTGACGATCGACGCATCGGGCGTGGTTCGCTGGAACGGCATGGCGGTCGATGCCCTGACGCTGCGCCGCTATCTCGCCCAGACGCTGGCTCTGCCGGTCGAGCCGGAACTGCAATTCCAGCCGGATGCTGCCGCCCGCTATCTGGTGGTCGACCAGACCCTGGCCGACATCCGCCGTTCCGGCGTCACCAAGCTCGGCTTTGTCGGTAATGAGCGCTATGGCCAGTTCTGA
- a CDS encoding helix-turn-helix transcriptional regulator → MKNRLKVLRAERDWNQSDLAAQLGISRQSVNAIETGKYDPSLPLAFRIADLFGLKIEDIFLRD, encoded by the coding sequence ATGAAGAACCGGCTCAAGGTCTTGCGGGCGGAACGCGACTGGAACCAGAGCGATCTCGCCGCCCAGCTCGGCATTTCGCGCCAGAGCGTCAACGCGATCGAGACCGGCAAATATGACCCCTCGCTCCCGCTCGCCTTCCGCATCGCCGACCTGTTCGGTCTGAAGATCGAGGATATCTTCCTGCGCGACTGA
- a CDS encoding DsrE family protein, whose amino-acid sequence MRALRIVVMTADAERLRGALVIATAQAALGGAASLFLQLDAVGLLARPMAAPQDDAHHAAGLPTLAELVNEALDMGVAMIACQSGLALSGLSADTLPTSVEVGGPLSFLQQMDAEARLLIA is encoded by the coding sequence ATGCGCGCACTGAGGATCGTCGTCATGACGGCCGATGCGGAGCGACTGCGCGGCGCATTGGTGATCGCGACGGCGCAGGCAGCGTTAGGCGGCGCGGCCAGCCTGTTCCTGCAACTGGATGCCGTCGGCCTATTAGCACGTCCAATGGCTGCACCACAGGATGATGCGCATCATGCGGCAGGCCTGCCTACGCTCGCCGAATTGGTGAACGAAGCGCTGGACATGGGCGTCGCAATGATCGCCTGCCAGAGCGGCCTTGCACTATCTGGGCTATCCGCCGACACCCTGCCCACAAGTGTAGAAGTCGGCGGCCCACTCTCCTTCCTGCAACAGATGGACGCAGAAGCCCGGCTGCTGATCGCCTGA
- a CDS encoding HesA/MoeB/ThiF family protein produces the protein MTLSDDQLERYARHIVLKEIGGAGQARLLSADVAVIGAGGIGSPAILYLAAAGVGTIRVIDDDAVALSNLQRQILFGTAEIGTPKAEAAMAAVARINPDIKLIPINARINADNAAMLLREADVVLDGCDSFATRLVVADAAQALRMPLVSAAVGPFEGQLATYRGWEKYKPCYRCLVGSPVDAPERNCSETGVIGALTGVMGSLAALEVIRALVPFGADMAGQLLIADLLAMRFRTLAVPKDPTCPGCAAELCAH, from the coding sequence GTGACGCTGAGCGACGACCAACTGGAGCGCTATGCCCGCCATATCGTGCTGAAGGAAATTGGCGGCGCCGGCCAGGCCAGGCTGCTGTCGGCCGATGTGGCGGTGATCGGCGCGGGCGGTATCGGCAGTCCGGCCATCCTCTATCTGGCGGCCGCCGGCGTCGGCACGATCCGGGTGATCGACGATGACGCCGTCGCCCTGTCCAATTTGCAGCGACAGATATTGTTCGGCACCGCCGAGATCGGCACGCCCAAAGCGGAAGCGGCGATGGCGGCGGTCGCCCGGATCAATCCCGATATCAAGCTGATCCCGATCAACGCGCGTATCAATGCGGACAATGCCGCGATGCTGCTGCGCGAGGCCGACGTCGTGCTGGACGGGTGCGACAGTTTCGCCACCCGGCTGGTGGTGGCCGATGCCGCGCAGGCGCTGCGCATGCCGCTGGTGTCGGCGGCGGTCGGCCCGTTCGAGGGACAACTCGCCACCTATCGCGGCTGGGAGAAGTACAAGCCCTGCTATCGCTGCCTGGTGGGCAGCCCGGTCGACGCGCCCGAGCGCAATTGTTCGGAAACCGGCGTGATCGGCGCGCTGACCGGGGTGATGGGCAGTCTGGCCGCGCTGGAGGTGATCCGGGCGCTGGTGCCCTTCGGCGCCGACATGGCGGGGCAATTGTTGATCGCGGACCTGCTGGCGATGCGGTTCCGCACGCTGGCCGTGCCCAAGGATCCGACCTGCCCAGGTTGCGCGGCGGAACTATGCGCGCACTGA
- the dut gene encoding dUTP diphosphatase: MPSPLPPIDIQLMRLPNGEGLPVPAYATAHAAGMDVVSAEEIILNPGDRHPVATGFALAIPEGYEIQVRPRSGLALKHGITLPNAPGTIDADYRGELKVLLINHGADPFPIKRGDRIAQLVVAPVQLASFVEVDMLDDTVRGQGGFGSTGV, from the coding sequence ATGCCCTCTCCGCTGCCGCCGATTGATATCCAGCTCATGCGCCTGCCCAATGGCGAGGGCCTGCCCGTCCCCGCCTATGCCACCGCGCACGCCGCCGGCATGGATGTGGTGTCAGCCGAGGAGATCATCCTCAACCCCGGCGATCGCCATCCGGTCGCGACCGGTTTCGCGCTGGCTATCCCCGAAGGCTATGAGATTCAGGTGCGGCCGCGGTCCGGCCTGGCGCTGAAACATGGCATCACCCTGCCCAACGCCCCCGGCACGATCGACGCCGATTATCGCGGCGAACTCAAGGTGCTGCTGATCAATCATGGCGCCGATCCCTTCCCGATCAAGCGGGGCGATCGCATCGCGCAACTGGTGGTCGCGCCGGTTCAGCTTGCGAGCTTCGTCGAGGTCGATATGCTCGATGATACCGTCCGGGGACAGGGCGGCTTCGGTTCTACGGGAGTGTGA
- the coaBC gene encoding bifunctional phosphopantothenoylcysteine decarboxylase/phosphopantothenate--cysteine ligase CoaBC: MTQRVLLIVSGGIAAYKSLELVRQLRKRGIAVRAVLTQSAQQFVTPLSLGVLTEDHVYGDMFDLKEEREIGHIQLSRQADLIVVAPATANILAKMAAGIADDLATTILLATDKPVLAVPAMNVRMWHHKATQRNLAQLHADGVHIMTPDDGEMACGEYGKGRLPEPEAIAAEIGRLLAAPPLPDPLAVQPDFAGADEPLTGRHILVTAGPTHEPIDPVRYIANRSSGKQGFAIAAAAARAGAKVTLVAGPVHLPTPAGVDRIDVETACEMLAAVEDALPADVAIMVAAVADWRTADAAEQKLKKDGSGQPAPLALVENPDILATLGHHARRPRLLIGFAAETQKIAEHAQAKLTRKGADWIVANDVSGDVMGGDSNSVQIVTSTGIESWAAMAKSDVATKLIEKVANALSAAAD; encoded by the coding sequence ATGACCCAGCGTGTCCTTCTCATCGTCTCCGGCGGCATTGCGGCCTATAAGTCGCTGGAACTGGTGCGCCAGTTGCGCAAGCGCGGCATCGCCGTGCGGGCGGTGCTGACCCAAAGCGCGCAGCAGTTTGTCACGCCGCTGAGCCTGGGCGTGCTGACCGAGGATCATGTCTATGGCGACATGTTCGACCTCAAGGAGGAACGCGAGATCGGCCATATCCAGTTGTCGCGGCAGGCGGACCTGATCGTCGTCGCGCCGGCCACCGCCAATATCCTGGCGAAGATGGCGGCGGGCATCGCCGATGATCTTGCCACCACCATCCTGCTCGCTACCGACAAGCCGGTGCTGGCGGTACCGGCGATGAATGTGCGCATGTGGCACCACAAGGCAACGCAGCGGAACCTGGCGCAACTCCATGCCGATGGCGTCCACATCATGACGCCCGACGATGGCGAGATGGCCTGCGGCGAATATGGCAAGGGCCGCCTGCCCGAGCCGGAAGCGATTGCGGCGGAAATCGGGCGCCTGTTGGCTGCCCCTCCCCTGCCCGATCCGCTGGCGGTTCAGCCTGATTTCGCGGGCGCAGATGAACCGCTGACCGGACGGCATATATTGGTGACAGCCGGGCCGACCCATGAGCCGATCGATCCGGTGCGCTACATCGCCAATCGGTCTTCGGGCAAGCAGGGCTTTGCCATCGCCGCCGCCGCTGCGCGTGCCGGGGCGAAGGTGACTTTAGTGGCGGGCCCCGTGCATCTGCCGACGCCCGCAGGGGTCGACCGCATCGATGTCGAGACTGCATGCGAGATGTTGGCCGCAGTCGAGGACGCGCTGCCCGCCGATGTCGCGATCATGGTTGCCGCCGTCGCCGACTGGCGTACCGCCGACGCCGCCGAGCAGAAGCTGAAGAAGGATGGCTCCGGCCAGCCCGCGCCGCTCGCGCTGGTCGAGAATCCCGACATATTGGCAACGCTGGGCCATCATGCCCGCCGCCCCCGCCTGCTGATCGGCTTTGCCGCCGAGACGCAGAAGATCGCCGAACATGCGCAGGCCAAGCTGACCCGCAAGGGCGCCGACTGGATCGTCGCCAATGATGTGTCGGGCGACGTGATGGGTGGCGACAGCAACAGCGTCCAGATCGTCACATCCACCGGCATCGAAAGCTGGGCCGCCATGGCCAAGAGCGATGTCGCCACCAAACTCATCGAAAAGGTTGCCAATGCCCTCTCCGCTGCCGCCGATTGA